A window of the Gossypium hirsutum isolate 1008001.06 chromosome A03, Gossypium_hirsutum_v2.1, whole genome shotgun sequence genome harbors these coding sequences:
- the LOC107927912 gene encoding late embryogenesis abundant protein, with amino-acid sequence MADLIDENGNPIQLTDEQGNPVQLTDEYGNPIHVIGVATKSPPMHGGDQISVVAAESQQQQQYRPPPLRPEVFSKEEIQSFNSSSTSSFRDVGVSEKKGRKDKIKEKLTGKNYEEEEQFHTTTNAAKTSIATTTAAPPRQPYVEQEGMCLREKIKAKLPW; translated from the exons ATGGCTGATTTAATAGATGAAAATGGTAACCCCATTCAACTCACTGATGAGCAAGGCAACCCGGTGCAATTGACCGATGAATATGGTAATCCCATCCACGTTATTGGCGTAGCCACCAAGTCCCCACCTATGCACGGTGGTGATCAGATCAGTGTTGTTGCTGCTGAGTCTCAACAGCAGCAGCAGTATCGACCGCCCCCACTGCGTCCGGAGGTTTTCAGCAAGGAAGAGATTCAGTCTTTTAACAGCTCCAGCACTAGCTCG TTTAGAGATGTTGGAGTAAGTGAGAAGAAAGGAAGGAAggataaaataaaagagaaattaaCGGGTAAAAATTATGAGGAGGAGGAGCAATTTCATACCACAACTAACGCTGCCAAAACCTCGATCGCAACCACTACGGCGGCACCGCCTCGACAGCCGTACGTTGAGCAAGAGGGGATGTGTTTGAGGGAGAAGATAAAGGCGAAATTGCCTtggtga